Proteins from a genomic interval of Treponema succinifaciens DSM 2489:
- a CDS encoding ABC transporter ATP-binding protein, with protein sequence MNNQNIILSIKDLEKTYKTSSEELAILKKLNMELKQGQTCVIVGKSGSGKSTLLNIIGGLDKATGGTVCVGGMNVSSMPEKQLVKFRREFLGMIFQFHYLLKDFTALENVFLPAFMAGVSKKHAMEKAEELLCAVGLKERMSHLPSELSGGERQRVSVARSLVNNPELILADEPTGNLDPANAEAVGNLLFSLSEKYGKTLILVTHDMNLASKGQIKYSIENGQLQELEI encoded by the coding sequence ATGAATAATCAGAATATTATTTTGTCAATAAAAGATTTGGAAAAAACTTATAAGACTTCAAGTGAGGAACTTGCGATTTTAAAAAAACTGAACATGGAATTGAAGCAAGGACAGACTTGTGTGATTGTTGGAAAAAGCGGAAGCGGAAAATCAACTTTACTGAATATAATCGGCGGGTTGGACAAGGCTACCGGCGGAACTGTTTGTGTTGGCGGAATGAATGTAAGTTCAATGCCAGAAAAGCAGCTTGTAAAATTCAGGCGCGAATTTCTTGGAATGATATTTCAGTTTCATTATCTTTTAAAAGATTTTACTGCGTTGGAAAACGTTTTTCTTCCGGCATTTATGGCAGGCGTTTCTAAAAAACATGCAATGGAAAAAGCGGAAGAACTTTTGTGTGCTGTTGGTTTAAAAGAAAGAATGTCGCATTTGCCTTCTGAACTTTCTGGTGGAGAGCGGCAAAGAGTTTCTGTTGCAAGAAGTCTTGTGAATAATCCCGAACTGATTTTGGCTGATGAGCCTACAGGAAATCTTGATCCTGCAAATGCCGAGGCTGTTGGCAATCTTCTTTTTTCACTTTCGGAAAAATATGGAAAAACTTTGATACTTGTTACACATGATATGAATCTTGCTTCAAAAGGACAGATAAAATATTCTATAGAAAACGGGCAGCTTCAGGAGCTTGAAATATGA
- a CDS encoding ABC transporter permease codes for MTFSSCLMYAKKIFFSKSQSSDSGIGKRSLTGAIACIGISLVPMVVLLVVTNGMVQGMTSRMINLFSRDISVSVYKNSMYLTSYENFILASKKLADIQGVEKVFPEVRGMALAAGENYRSGAFVRGIPQDTFFADKNFSLLFKVVEGRLDLPDFRTAVIGEKISEQLGVHVGDNIKIISMNTAGKRFVPKVAQFKVGGIISSGYQELDSLWVFIPIEAAFNSLAKSSCEFVVGIETENSFSEELSFIAERVQTFTFQDEGFADSRVETWKEVNASELENFASTKALLVVIMVMIVIVASISVSSSVLIVVMERKKEIALLKCVGASPNGIALSFVLTGASIGLAGILIGVPIGLLISVNINGIISAIESCVNFFEKFSLAFSFGDSHEIAKFHLLDPAYYLQDIPIEIPVKEIVAVVLCTLLLSALVSLIPSVKAGKEKPIDTLRKM; via the coding sequence ATGACTTTTAGTTCATGCTTGATGTATGCAAAAAAAATATTTTTTTCAAAATCTCAAAGTTCTGATTCTGGAATTGGAAAGAGAAGTCTTACCGGAGCCATTGCCTGCATTGGAATAAGTCTTGTTCCGATGGTTGTTCTGCTTGTTGTTACAAACGGAATGGTTCAGGGAATGACAAGCCGGATGATAAATCTTTTTTCACGGGACATTTCAGTTTCAGTTTATAAAAATTCAATGTATTTGACTTCATACGAAAATTTTATTTTGGCATCAAAAAAGCTTGCGGATATTCAAGGCGTGGAAAAAGTTTTCCCGGAAGTGCGAGGAATGGCTCTTGCTGCTGGAGAAAATTATAGATCCGGTGCATTTGTAAGAGGAATTCCACAAGATACTTTTTTTGCTGATAAAAATTTTTCTTTGCTTTTTAAAGTTGTTGAAGGAAGACTTGATTTGCCTGATTTTAGAACTGCTGTTATTGGAGAAAAAATTTCCGAGCAGCTTGGAGTTCATGTTGGAGACAATATAAAAATCATAAGCATGAATACAGCAGGAAAAAGATTTGTTCCAAAAGTCGCGCAGTTTAAAGTCGGCGGAATAATTTCAAGCGGTTATCAGGAACTTGATTCGCTTTGGGTTTTTATTCCAATTGAAGCGGCTTTTAATTCTCTTGCAAAATCATCTTGCGAATTTGTTGTTGGAATTGAAACTGAAAATTCTTTTTCCGAAGAACTTTCTTTTATTGCAGAGCGAGTCCAAACTTTTACATTTCAAGATGAAGGGTTTGCCGATTCCAGAGTTGAAACATGGAAAGAAGTCAATGCGTCTGAACTTGAAAACTTTGCTTCAACAAAAGCTTTGCTAGTTGTAATTATGGTTATGATTGTGATTGTCGCAAGCATAAGTGTAAGCTCTTCTGTTTTGATAGTTGTAATGGAACGCAAAAAAGAAATTGCGCTTTTAAAATGCGTTGGCGCGTCTCCAAATGGAATTGCTCTTTCATTTGTTTTAACAGGAGCTTCAATTGGCCTTGCAGGAATTTTGATTGGTGTTCCGATTGGACTTTTAATTTCCGTAAACATAAATGGAATTATCAGCGCAATTGAATCTTGTGTAAACTTTTTTGAAAAATTTTCGCTTGCATTTTCTTTTGGAGATTCGCATGAAATTGCAAAATTTCATTTGCTTGATCCGGCATATTATCTTCAAGACATTCCAATAGAAATTCCTGTAAAAGAAATTGTCGCGGTTGTTTTATGCACGCTTCTTCTTTCCGCTTTGGTTTCTTTGATTCCTTCAGTTAAAGCCGGAAAAGAGAAACCTATTGATACTTTGCGTAAAATGTAA
- the cas2 gene encoding CRISPR-associated endonuclease Cas2 codes for MFISVIIEPGGLDSGKMMVDILSRYGFQKIQRSCWESLKLNETELSALKKDLDRVTDYYDKIRIYQFPLNGLFVITEMKQKKWRKCCFNGTSRPKN; via the coding sequence ATGTTTATTTCTGTGATTATAGAGCCGGGCGGGCTTGATAGCGGCAAGATGATGGTGGATATTCTTTCCAGATATGGATTTCAGAAAATTCAGCGTTCTTGCTGGGAAAGTTTAAAGCTGAACGAAACCGAGCTTTCCGCCTTGAAAAAAGACTTGGACAGGGTTACTGACTACTATGATAAAATCAGAATTTATCAGTTTCCCTTGAACGGACTTTTTGTTATTACAGAAATGAAACAGAAAAAATGGCGCAAATGCTGCTTTAACGGAACTTCGCGACCTAAGAATTAA
- a CDS encoding DUF2156 domain-containing protein, with the protein MNLSDFEWLGQNIRAEKLLGSDSAPASIFLLQDKYGIELLVRDGFLFRRYNGNGSRNGFGFPLAVSENSTLKDALSFLVEKCSAEKTPLRFCLCTRDQKNEIDSCLSENFPRIKISWNSGRNDSDYIYLAKNLAELPGQKFHKKKNHIARFMRLYENRWEFKTFPQNDIAGDIIYIEEKWLEERNSSGGNSDHALVLEKQGIASAVEFHSALNIRGGVLYVDRKPAAMTLASPVSPQVLDIHFEKALSGYAADGAYSVVNNLFAKESKNFLYLNREEDMGVEGLRKAKLSYKPDIILDKFYGEAEE; encoded by the coding sequence ATGAATCTTTCTGACTTTGAGTGGCTTGGACAGAATATCCGCGCGGAAAAACTTTTGGGAAGCGACAGCGCGCCTGCAAGTATTTTTCTTCTTCAGGACAAATACGGAATCGAACTTTTGGTCAGGGACGGGTTTCTGTTCCGGCGTTACAATGGGAACGGCAGCAGGAACGGCTTCGGATTTCCTCTTGCGGTTTCTGAAAATTCCACACTGAAGGACGCGCTTTCCTTTCTTGTCGAAAAATGTTCCGCGGAAAAAACGCCGCTCAGATTCTGCCTCTGCACGCGCGACCAGAAGAACGAGATTGATTCCTGCCTTTCAGAAAATTTTCCGCGAATTAAAATCAGCTGGAATTCCGGCCGCAACGACAGCGACTACATTTACCTTGCGAAAAACCTTGCGGAACTTCCGGGGCAGAAATTCCACAAGAAAAAAAATCACATCGCGCGCTTCATGCGGCTTTACGAGAACCGCTGGGAATTCAAGACTTTCCCCCAGAACGACATTGCCGGCGATATCATCTATATAGAAGAAAAGTGGCTGGAGGAGAGAAATTCTTCAGGCGGAAATTCCGACCATGCGCTTGTGCTTGAAAAACAGGGCATAGCCTCGGCTGTTGAATTCCATTCCGCACTTAATATCCGCGGCGGAGTTCTTTACGTTGACAGGAAACCCGCCGCGATGACGCTTGCAAGTCCGGTTTCGCCTCAGGTTCTGGACATTCATTTTGAGAAGGCTCTTTCCGGTTATGCGGCGGACGGAGCGTATTCCGTGGTGAACAATCTTTTTGCCAAGGAGTCAAAAAATTTTCTGTACCTGAACCGCGAGGAGGACATGGGAGTCGAGGGACTTCGCAAGGCAAAACTTTCGTACAAGCCCGACATCATTCTGGACAAATTTTACGGTGAAGCGGAGGAGTGA
- a CDS encoding UvrB/UvrC motif-containing protein, whose amino-acid sequence MICDFCHEREAVIFMEQTTTDGSRRKINICLECAMERGISPDPKSIESSIGNLFRELANVSKKISERENKLCPVCGTSLKEIIRNGKTGCPECYAIFKNDVRHFLETNGIKEIFKGSMPARLSSVRSVLNDRVVLQNKLNIAIQKEDYEKAAMYRDYLKALEKSAVSGSAEISSGEIG is encoded by the coding sequence ATGATTTGCGATTTTTGCCACGAACGTGAAGCTGTAATTTTTATGGAACAAACCACAACTGATGGTTCGCGCCGGAAAATAAATATATGCCTCGAATGCGCAATGGAACGCGGAATTTCTCCAGATCCAAAAAGCATAGAGTCTTCAATCGGAAATCTTTTTAGAGAACTTGCCAATGTTTCAAAGAAAATTTCAGAGCGCGAAAACAAACTTTGTCCTGTTTGCGGAACTTCATTGAAAGAAATAATCCGGAATGGAAAAACTGGTTGCCCGGAATGCTATGCGATTTTTAAAAATGATGTAAGGCATTTTCTTGAAACTAATGGAATAAAGGAAATATTTAAAGGCTCAATGCCGGCTCGTCTTTCTTCTGTGCGTTCTGTTTTAAATGACAGAGTTGTTCTTCAGAACAAACTGAATATTGCTATTCAAAAGGAAGATTATGAAAAGGCTGCGATGTACAGAGATTATTTAAAGGCTCTTGAAAAAAGTGCAGTTTCAGGTTCGGCGGAAATTTCTAGTGGAGAAATCGGCTGA
- a CDS encoding ABC transporter permease, translating to MKSDFKWICFVARRISRINSKGRTAAASYLAALGIALGVMALIVIMSVMNGFQMGFIDSIMEISSYHVQVSKIQSDLFENWCNKNKKVICALPFYEAQGLMVGNSEKQCASIVRAVPENIMEVDFGFKDKLKIVAGKFNLSSADSIVVGSTLAYNLNLRIGSRVNIAALSGSSDTSLLSTNRQFVVKGIFHCGYAEINSSFAFINFDSGKKILGNSAEEKYGIKLTSAQKDSSFIKEFKNVFPQSKAVGWREYNRSYFGVLRMEKNTLFVIVLLIFVVAAINIFNSMKKLVLERKNEIAVLSALGASEKNVQSIFVVQGIFTGILGGVTGLLLGVFISLNMKTVFNLVSKIQFGIEYFFTMIFNSGYEKFVSENPMFAIYARIPTRIFLHEVIFIFLFGVFSSVAATWLASRNILRMTVTEVLRDE from the coding sequence TTGAAATCAGATTTTAAGTGGATATGCTTTGTTGCCCGTCGCATAAGTAGAATAAATAGCAAAGGTCGAACTGCGGCTGCTTCATATTTAGCCGCATTGGGAATTGCGCTTGGAGTGATGGCTTTGATTGTTATAATGAGCGTTATGAATGGGTTTCAAATGGGATTTATAGATTCTATAATGGAAATTTCATCATACCATGTTCAGGTATCTAAAATTCAAAGTGATTTATTTGAAAACTGGTGCAATAAAAATAAAAAAGTTATTTGTGCGCTTCCATTTTATGAAGCGCAAGGTCTTATGGTTGGAAATTCAGAAAAGCAATGTGCTTCAATTGTCCGTGCAGTTCCAGAAAATATTATGGAAGTTGATTTTGGATTTAAAGACAAGTTGAAAATTGTTGCAGGAAAATTTAATTTGTCTAGCGCGGACTCAATTGTTGTGGGTAGCACTTTGGCGTACAATTTGAATCTTAGGATTGGAAGCAGAGTGAACATTGCGGCTCTTAGCGGTTCAAGCGATACGAGTTTGCTTTCTACAAACCGGCAGTTTGTTGTGAAAGGAATTTTTCATTGCGGCTATGCGGAAATAAATTCTTCGTTTGCATTTATAAATTTTGATTCTGGAAAAAAGATTCTCGGAAATTCTGCGGAAGAAAAATATGGAATAAAATTAACTTCAGCTCAAAAAGATTCTTCATTTATAAAAGAATTCAAAAATGTTTTTCCGCAGTCTAAAGCAGTAGGCTGGCGTGAATACAACCGAAGCTACTTTGGAGTTCTTCGCATGGAAAAAAATACGCTGTTTGTTATTGTGCTTTTGATTTTTGTTGTTGCCGCAATAAATATTTTTAATTCAATGAAGAAACTTGTCTTGGAACGTAAAAATGAAATTGCAGTTCTTTCTGCGCTTGGAGCTTCTGAAAAAAATGTGCAGAGCATTTTTGTTGTTCAGGGAATATTCACGGGAATTTTGGGCGGTGTGACAGGACTTTTGCTTGGTGTTTTTATTTCGTTGAATATGAAAACAGTTTTCAATTTGGTTTCTAAAATTCAATTTGGAATCGAATATTTTTTTACGATGATTTTTAATTCGGGATATGAAAAATTTGTTTCGGAAAATCCAATGTTTGCAATTTACGCAAGAATTCCTACGAGAATTTTTTTGCATGAAGTTATTTTTATTTTTCTGTTCGGAGTTTTTTCATCGGTTGCGGCAACATGGCTTGCTAGCCGAAATATTTTGCGAATGACTGTAACGGAGGTTTTGCGCGATGAATAA
- a CDS encoding methylated-DNA--[protein]-cysteine S-methyltransferase — MKCIFEYASPLGKIFIESDGKFLTGLWFEYPFDEKKHAENSGGGVKKISADSIDSFPVISETCRWLDVYFSGRNPDFTPEFRIENLTPFRKLVVDEMLKIPFGATTTYGEIAKNIAAKKGLEKMSAQAVGGAVGWNPLCIVVPCHRVLGSDGSLTGYGGGIKNKIALLKIEGIAAEKFTLPKSRKFM, encoded by the coding sequence ATGAAATGCATTTTTGAATACGCTTCTCCGCTCGGAAAAATTTTTATTGAAAGCGACGGCAAATTTCTTACCGGGCTTTGGTTTGAATATCCGTTTGACGAGAAGAAGCACGCGGAAAATTCAGGCGGCGGGGTAAAGAAAATTTCCGCGGATTCCATTGATTCATTTCCTGTGATTTCGGAAACCTGCCGCTGGCTTGACGTTTATTTTTCAGGGCGGAATCCTGACTTTACGCCGGAATTCAGAATCGAAAATCTTACGCCTTTCAGAAAACTGGTTGTTGACGAGATGCTGAAAATTCCGTTCGGCGCGACAACGACTTACGGCGAGATTGCAAAAAACATTGCCGCAAAAAAAGGTCTTGAGAAAATGAGCGCGCAGGCTGTGGGCGGAGCTGTCGGCTGGAATCCGCTCTGCATTGTCGTTCCGTGCCACCGGGTTCTCGGTTCGGACGGAAGCCTCACAGGTTACGGCGGCGGAATCAAAAACAAAATCGCTCTTCTGAAAATCGAGGGAATCGCTGCGGAAAAATTCACGCTTCCAAAAAGCCGGAAGTTTATGTGA
- the prfB gene encoding peptide chain release factor 2 (programmed frameshift): protein MIEDFQEPIAQLKADVSAVWGRLDVDDINKKIAEKEALTTAPGFWDDNAKATKIMNDIKLLKGRIEPWQDLVQRVDDLEALYELGLEENDKSIESELKEQYEKAKADYEHQSILNLLSDEVDKNDCFLSVHAGAGGTEACDWTFMLSRMYQRWAERHGYKVEVLSQEEAEGGLKSINMKISGPYVYGYTKGEAGVHRLVRISPFDANARRHTSFASVYVFPVLDDSIEVNIDPKDLRVDTYRSGGKGGQHVNKTESAVRFTHIPTGIVVACDSERSQLMNRASAMSILKSRLYEYYKEEREKENSKFAGEKKDISFGSQIRSYVFQPYTMVKDHRTKYSVGNIQGVMDGDIDGFLDEFLSAKWKDLPSSSDDDGDDL, encoded by the exons ATGATTGAGGATTTTCAGGAGCCTATCGCACAGCTGAAGGCAGATGTTTCGGCTGTTTGGGGGCGTCTT GACGTTGATGACATCAATAAAAAAATAGCTGAAAAAGAAGCTCTTACAACTGCTCCCGGATTTTGGGACGACAATGCCAAGGCTACAAAAATAATGAATGACATTAAGCTTTTAAAGGGCAGGATTGAGCCGTGGCAGGATTTGGTTCAGCGTGTTGATGATCTTGAGGCTTTGTATGAACTTGGACTTGAAGAAAATGACAAGAGCATTGAGTCAGAATTAAAAGAGCAGTACGAAAAAGCAAAAGCCGATTATGAGCATCAAAGCATTTTAAATCTTCTTAGCGATGAAGTTGACAAGAACGACTGCTTTCTTTCTGTTCATGCTGGCGCTGGCGGAACCGAGGCTTGCGATTGGACTTTTATGCTTAGCCGTATGTACCAAAGATGGGCAGAACGTCATGGATATAAAGTTGAAGTTCTTTCGCAGGAAGAAGCTGAAGGCGGACTCAAGTCAATCAACATGAAAATTTCAGGACCTTATGTTTATGGATATACAAAGGGCGAGGCTGGAGTTCACCGCTTGGTTCGCATAAGTCCGTTTGATGCAAATGCAAGGCGGCACACTTCGTTTGCTTCTGTTTATGTTTTCCCAGTTCTTGATGACAGCATCGAAGTTAATATCGACCCAAAAGATTTGCGCGTGGACACTTATCGTTCTGGCGGAAAAGGCGGCCAGCACGTAAACAAAACTGAATCCGCAGTCCGCTTTACTCATATTCCAACCGGAATTGTTGTTGCCTGCGACAGTGAGCGTAGCCAGCTTATGAACCGCGCATCTGCAATGAGCATTTTAAAGTCAAGGCTTTACGAATATTACAAGGAAGAACGCGAAAAGGAAAATTCAAAATTCGCAGGTGAAAAAAAGGACATTTCTTTTGGAAGCCAGATTCGTTCTTATGTTTTCCAGCCTTACACAATGGTAAAAGACCACCGCACAAAATATTCAGTTGGAAATATTCAGGGCGTAATGGATGGAGATATCGACGGATTCTTGGATGAATTCCTTTCAGCAAAATGGAAAGATCTTCCTTCTTCATCAGATGACGATGGAGATGATTTGTAG
- a CDS encoding PEGA domain-containing protein gives MLFLTENIFCEPWILAAQKFDFDSGKNLNSAEQDLSSIMPQLIMEKISEGLSRNTTPQEMLDRSLNNLLVERQSLFLQLSKEIKTRDAIFLLSGSKKRIQKKISAQEKKIDEIKNQIDENLEKTHLLYEEFKNANSSQEEKTETSFSPLPFNPFKNLFVKKKSPVLPKPQNENVSFYKENAYELFSPSKEALDSGIESRKFENEVVAAKINGLISGSIIVYGEYFSISCALYNFPGKKILGQVTEIGSLKSYISVAENAANYFVPIIVNSFPVEICFEIQPPEVFKNAIVSVDGNIYKNPPEKISVPSGNHSITIEAKGYIPRSINYDFEGSKIFKLQGNMKLKSEVSGSIELKRNLENGFLYSGSNLLSEISDENFSAEISFDGTPVIGQFKSAQDENALFFFYVPEILQKNQARLSVKGKTVNHSEYIDKRRIAAYRAYTALVLSVPFTLYSVGKNNSVTNAYNRGSLKDYDEVLKWRRYGTISSGITFACLGFFGFELARYLIAANSLLPSNAKEISSSEISNSAWTEIQEE, from the coding sequence TTGTTATTTCTGACGGAGAATATTTTTTGTGAGCCTTGGATTCTTGCTGCTCAAAAATTTGATTTTGACAGCGGGAAGAATTTGAATTCCGCAGAGCAAGATTTGTCTTCCATAATGCCGCAGCTTATAATGGAAAAAATTTCTGAAGGACTTTCGCGCAACACAACTCCGCAGGAAATGCTGGACAGGTCTTTGAATAATTTGCTTGTTGAACGCCAGTCTTTGTTTCTTCAGCTTTCAAAAGAAATAAAAACGCGTGATGCAATTTTTCTTTTGTCTGGAAGCAAGAAAAGAATTCAAAAAAAAATTTCAGCCCAAGAAAAAAAAATTGACGAAATAAAAAATCAGATTGACGAGAACTTGGAAAAAACTCATCTGCTTTATGAAGAATTTAAAAATGCAAATTCTTCTCAAGAGGAAAAAACAGAAACAAGTTTTAGTCCGCTTCCTTTCAATCCATTTAAAAATCTTTTTGTGAAAAAAAAATCTCCAGTTCTTCCAAAGCCTCAAAATGAAAATGTTTCTTTCTATAAAGAAAACGCTTATGAACTTTTTTCTCCTTCTAAGGAAGCTCTTGATTCTGGAATTGAGAGCCGCAAGTTTGAAAATGAAGTTGTCGCTGCAAAAATAAACGGACTCATAAGCGGGAGTATTATTGTTTATGGCGAATATTTTTCTATTTCCTGCGCACTTTATAATTTTCCGGGAAAAAAAATTCTTGGGCAGGTTACAGAAATTGGTTCATTAAAGAGTTATATTTCCGTTGCGGAAAATGCCGCGAATTATTTTGTTCCGATTATTGTAAACAGTTTTCCTGTTGAAATCTGTTTTGAAATTCAGCCTCCGGAAGTTTTTAAAAATGCGATAGTTTCCGTTGATGGAAATATTTATAAAAATCCGCCGGAAAAAATTTCTGTTCCGTCTGGAAATCATTCCATAACAATTGAGGCAAAAGGATATATTCCGCGTTCGATAAATTATGATTTTGAAGGCTCTAAAATTTTTAAGCTTCAGGGAAACATGAAACTCAAGTCGGAAGTTTCCGGCTCTATTGAATTGAAAAGAAATCTGGAAAATGGATTTCTATATTCTGGAAGCAATTTGCTTTCTGAAATTTCAGATGAAAATTTTTCTGCGGAAATTTCTTTTGATGGAACTCCTGTCATCGGACAATTCAAATCCGCGCAAGATGAAAATGCCTTGTTCTTTTTTTATGTGCCTGAAATTTTGCAAAAAAATCAAGCCCGGCTTTCTGTAAAAGGAAAAACTGTAAATCATTCGGAATATATTGACAAGCGGAGAATTGCCGCCTATAGAGCCTATACGGCTTTGGTTCTTTCTGTGCCGTTTACTTTGTATTCAGTTGGAAAAAATAATTCAGTTACAAATGCTTACAATCGTGGTTCTTTAAAAGATTATGACGAAGTTTTAAAATGGAGACGCTACGGAACTATTTCCAGCGGAATAACTTTTGCGTGTCTTGGATTTTTTGGCTTTGAACTTGCACGTTATCTTATCGCTGCAAATTCTTTGCTTCCTTCAAATGCAAAAGAAATTTCTTCATCTGAAATTTCAAATTCGGCTTGGACTGAAATTCAAGAAGAGTAA
- the ftsY gene encoding signal recognition particle-docking protein FtsY gives MAKISFSEKLKNLLGGKKNFSEDFFEDLTDALIEGDLGAKNAVEIVDNLESFCKKEKKFSPEEITVELKNILMKFLKPVSIEPSNGKVNIFMVLGVNGVGKTTTVAKMAKLYSEKNVNVIMAAADTFRAAAVDQLSMHGEKLKLRVVKHQMGSDPSAVVFDAADACKANNGGLVIADTAGRLHNKENLVNELKKIDRICASKADEGCYKKILVIDATTGQNAVRQAEVFNDAVGIDAVVLTKYDSTAKGGALVSIGKDLNIPVLFVCTGEKYENIKSFDPKKYLDDFVGTE, from the coding sequence ATGGCGAAGATTTCATTTTCAGAAAAATTAAAAAATCTTCTTGGCGGAAAGAAAAATTTCTCTGAGGATTTTTTTGAAGATTTGACTGACGCTTTGATTGAAGGAGATTTGGGCGCAAAAAACGCAGTTGAAATTGTTGATAACCTTGAATCGTTTTGTAAAAAAGAAAAGAAATTTTCTCCAGAAGAAATTACTGTTGAGTTGAAAAATATTCTGATGAAATTTTTAAAGCCAGTTTCGATTGAACCTTCAAATGGAAAAGTAAATATTTTTATGGTTCTTGGCGTGAATGGTGTTGGAAAAACTACGACAGTTGCAAAAATGGCAAAATTGTATTCCGAAAAAAATGTCAATGTGATTATGGCGGCGGCTGACACTTTTCGCGCGGCGGCGGTTGACCAGCTTTCCATGCACGGGGAAAAACTTAAGCTTCGTGTTGTAAAGCATCAGATGGGAAGCGATCCAAGCGCAGTTGTTTTTGATGCGGCGGATGCTTGCAAGGCGAACAATGGTGGGCTTGTAATTGCGGACACTGCTGGTCGTCTTCATAACAAAGAAAATCTTGTGAATGAGCTGAAAAAAATTGATAGAATCTGCGCTTCAAAAGCTGATGAAGGATGCTACAAAAAAATTCTTGTAATTGACGCGACAACAGGACAAAACGCTGTTAGGCAGGCAGAAGTTTTTAATGATGCGGTTGGAATTGACGCTGTTGTTCTTACAAAATATGATTCGACTGCAAAAGGCGGCGCGCTTGTTTCAATTGGAAAAGATTTAAATATTCCGGTTCTGTTTGTCTGCACTGGAGAAAAATACGAGAATATAAAATCTTTTGATCCTAAAAAATATTTAGATGATTTTGTTGGAACAGAGTGA